A single window of Modestobacter italicus DNA harbors:
- a CDS encoding GGDEF domain-containing protein — translation MLTATVVLAASWLWRYRTEAAPLALDAVEMLATAAFAVACPDPAIAFGFAFSASWLRMLFGSSRQAVVYGLGIVLAIGAAVPLWEHFPGHAGTFVRAGALGALPVLFLTITVARYLAVILFSHEQSQERDAALLRFGNRLMDVTERSDIIKHAWVAIEQICRSTPGLRAIVVRQSTQDVMVLGSAGDLRHPPTALPSGLLPTAVAPGAVQPLNDVGPLSQAVGLAGHWVAIGMPRQAGDFVLLGCPGRVPTDGVVAVQSLLNQLALALQASDAHEALWTQARTDSLTGLANRAAFSSALASHLDRGTSAATLLLLDLDDFKAVNDKFGHAVGDELLRHVADRLRAATRPTDVCARLGGDEFAVLLTESNAAFARAIAERLIAQVSTPVTLCGRGVHIGVSIGVACSTPGITDQDLVHRADLAMYEAKGKGKNRVHTFDLSNVPLFSTALDRAHAPDPLLSQLR, via the coding sequence GTGTTGACGGCGACCGTCGTCTTGGCGGCCTCCTGGCTGTGGCGCTACCGAACGGAGGCTGCGCCGCTTGCCTTGGACGCTGTCGAGATGCTCGCGACAGCAGCGTTCGCCGTCGCCTGCCCCGATCCCGCTATTGCCTTCGGTTTCGCCTTCTCGGCGTCCTGGCTGCGGATGCTCTTCGGCTCCTCGCGGCAGGCTGTGGTGTACGGCCTGGGGATTGTGCTCGCCATCGGCGCGGCCGTGCCCCTGTGGGAACACTTCCCGGGGCATGCCGGGACCTTCGTCAGGGCAGGTGCGCTGGGTGCACTGCCAGTGCTGTTCCTGACCATCACCGTTGCCCGCTACCTGGCCGTGATCCTCTTCAGCCATGAGCAGTCACAGGAGCGCGACGCGGCCTTGCTGCGGTTCGGCAACCGACTGATGGACGTCACCGAGCGCAGCGACATCATCAAGCACGCGTGGGTCGCCATCGAGCAGATCTGCCGGTCAACTCCAGGCCTGCGCGCGATCGTCGTTCGGCAGTCGACTCAGGACGTGATGGTGCTCGGCTCTGCCGGCGATCTGCGCCACCCGCCGACCGCCTTGCCGAGCGGACTGCTGCCCACGGCCGTCGCGCCCGGGGCCGTCCAGCCGTTGAACGATGTCGGGCCGCTGAGCCAGGCGGTCGGCCTCGCCGGGCACTGGGTGGCGATCGGCATGCCGAGACAAGCGGGGGATTTCGTGCTCCTCGGTTGTCCGGGACGGGTCCCGACCGACGGAGTGGTCGCCGTGCAGTCGTTGCTGAACCAGCTGGCTCTGGCATTGCAGGCGAGCGACGCGCATGAGGCGCTGTGGACGCAGGCACGCACCGACAGTCTCACCGGCCTGGCCAACCGTGCGGCGTTCTCGTCCGCCCTGGCATCCCATCTGGATCGGGGCACGAGCGCAGCGACGCTGTTGCTCCTCGACCTGGATGACTTCAAGGCGGTGAACGACAAGTTCGGGCATGCCGTGGGTGACGAGCTTCTGCGTCATGTGGCCGATCGCCTGCGCGCGGCAACGCGCCCGACTGACGTGTGTGCCCGCTTGGGCGGTGACGAGTTCGCCGTGCTGCTGACCGAGAGCAATGCGGCTTTCGCTCGCGCAATCGCGGAGCGCCTCATCGCACAGGTCTCCACGCCCGTCACGCTCTGCGGACGGGGCGTCCACATCGGTGTCAGCATCGGCGTCGCTTGTTCGACGCCTGGCATCACCGACCAGGATCTGGTTCATCGGGCGGATCTCGCGATGTACGAAGCCAAGGGCAAGGGGAAGAACCGAGTCCACACCTTCGATCTGTCGAATGTTCCGCTGTTCTCCACTGCCCTCGATCGGGCGCATGCGCCGGACCCGCTGTTGTCTCAGCTCCGCTAG